Proteins encoded together in one Pontiella desulfatans window:
- a CDS encoding sulfatase: MKFEYSHHIAPGATRRIACAASALALLLPLAPAQASSEPTEKTMNLLFIICDDLNNLVRGPNAHPQTQTPNMDRLAQRGVSFVNAQANAPLCAPSRYSLTTGLYPHTLGVNEFVFIPWNKLPNANRTVTYMDFMKERGYHVYGAGKVFHNHSDKRDAFTWPDGSDHLHSVANWGPWPWNGSKKGRSDWGWSTPHPNLPGTFTHDSAYAPLSDIPEFPADPGNNVAGAKGWYIDRRDGKLCQPFHYNGPDDRDLMPDEANAEWVNGLLKGKVKEPFMISLGMNRPHTPMYAPKKYFDRFPLDTIELPEVADNDLADVATDMLRDAPGRAWGFIKYDHVTNKDNCNGDGINRWKEWIQAYLANVAFVDDQIGKVLDTLEESGLSENTIVIVTSDNGYHMGQKQYMHKNTLWEESCNIPLIAAGPGVAKGKSCEKPVSLIDLYPTFLDFASIHEDPYANDEHFALEGTSLRPLLANPASTNWPGPAVALSEISGLPHPGGTPFIQRMTKEDFHYSVRSKKYRYIRTKSGQEELYNQIEDPHGWENLAGNPDSKGVLNDHRRQLKLMLSAREGDQGAAK, translated from the coding sequence ATGAAATTTGAATACAGTCATCACATCGCGCCGGGGGCAACCCGGCGAATCGCCTGTGCCGCCTCGGCCCTCGCCCTGCTCCTGCCCCTTGCCCCCGCGCAGGCATCCAGCGAGCCGACCGAAAAAACGATGAACCTTCTTTTTATCATCTGCGACGATTTGAACAACCTCGTCCGCGGCCCCAACGCCCATCCGCAGACCCAAACCCCTAACATGGACCGGCTCGCCCAGCGCGGCGTCTCGTTCGTCAACGCCCAGGCCAACGCCCCCCTCTGCGCGCCGTCGCGCTACAGCCTGACCACCGGCCTGTATCCGCATACGCTCGGCGTAAATGAATTTGTATTCATTCCCTGGAACAAACTCCCGAACGCAAACCGCACCGTAACCTACATGGATTTCATGAAGGAACGGGGCTACCACGTCTATGGCGCGGGGAAAGTCTTCCACAACCACTCCGACAAACGGGATGCTTTCACCTGGCCGGACGGAAGCGACCACCTTCACTCCGTCGCCAACTGGGGGCCCTGGCCATGGAACGGATCCAAAAAGGGCCGGTCGGACTGGGGCTGGTCCACGCCCCACCCCAATCTGCCCGGAACGTTCACGCATGACTCCGCCTATGCCCCGCTGTCGGACATTCCCGAATTCCCCGCCGATCCCGGCAACAACGTGGCCGGCGCCAAGGGTTGGTATATCGACCGCCGCGACGGCAAACTCTGCCAGCCGTTTCATTACAACGGCCCCGACGACCGCGACCTTATGCCGGATGAAGCGAATGCGGAGTGGGTCAACGGCCTGCTGAAGGGCAAGGTGAAGGAACCCTTCATGATTTCACTCGGCATGAACCGCCCGCATACGCCCATGTATGCCCCGAAGAAATATTTTGACAGGTTCCCGCTCGACACCATCGAGCTGCCGGAAGTCGCCGACAACGACCTTGCCGATGTTGCCACCGATATGCTGCGGGATGCGCCGGGGCGGGCATGGGGCTTCATCAAATATGATCACGTCACCAACAAGGACAACTGCAACGGCGACGGCATAAACCGCTGGAAAGAATGGATTCAGGCCTACCTGGCCAACGTCGCCTTCGTGGACGACCAGATCGGAAAGGTGCTGGACACCCTCGAAGAGAGCGGGCTGTCCGAAAACACCATCGTGATTGTCACCAGCGACAACGGCTACCACATGGGCCAGAAGCAGTACATGCATAAGAACACCTTGTGGGAAGAGAGCTGCAATATTCCGTTGATCGCCGCAGGCCCCGGGGTCGCCAAGGGCAAGTCCTGCGAAAAGCCGGTATCGCTGATTGATCTCTACCCGACCTTCCTCGATTTTGCCTCCATCCACGAAGATCCCTACGCCAACGATGAACACTTCGCTTTGGAAGGAACCAGCCTGCGCCCGCTGCTCGCGAATCCGGCATCCACGAATTGGCCCGGGCCGGCGGTTGCCTTGTCGGAAATTTCCGGCCTGCCCCACCCCGGCGGGACGCCGTTCATCCAGCGCATGACGAAGGAGGACTTCCACTATTCGGTCCGCTCCAAAAAATATCGATACATCCGCACCAAAAGCGGACAGGAGGAACTCTACAATCAAATCGAGGATCCTCACGGATGGGAAAACCTTGCCGGCAATCCCGATTCCAAAGGCGTACTGAACGACCACCGCCGTCAGTTAAAGCTCATGCTGTCCGCCCGGGAAGGCGACCAGGGCGCAGCGAAATAA
- a CDS encoding RNA-binding domain-containing protein produces the protein MSRFGIEDSTTEFKVELADTLEKEVVAFLNSAKGGDIYIGVDDSGHAVGVDQTDELQLKIKDRLKNNILPSCLGLFDVIREEHDGKVIIKIITAGGAEKPYYLKKYGMSEKGCFLRVGSASEPMPVNMIEQLFARRTHNSLSLIRSPRQDLRFEQLRIFYEESGFELGDKFSANLELLTEDGVFNLAAYLLADENGNSVQVAKYAGTDRVDLLESKEYGYCCLVKTCKQVLDRLEGIENRIINKITPTTRISRPLWNPVALREAVINAIIHNDYASDLVPKFEVFSDRIEITSAGIVHAGREQEDFFAGYSMPRNKTLMRIFKDLELVEYLGSGMPRILKVYPRQAYCFSSRFIRTVFPMDPAALELELSGETPEKGSEKSSEKSSEKSSEKSSEKSSEKILRLLEESSQLTIAEMAAELGITPRAIEKNIKKLQDAGQLKRIGPDKGGHWEVQ, from the coding sequence ATGAGCCGATTCGGAATTGAAGACAGCACGACGGAATTTAAGGTTGAGCTGGCCGACACCCTTGAAAAAGAGGTGGTCGCTTTTCTGAATTCTGCAAAAGGGGGCGACATTTATATCGGCGTGGACGATTCCGGGCATGCGGTTGGGGTGGATCAGACCGATGAACTGCAACTCAAAATTAAGGATCGGCTGAAAAATAATATTTTGCCCTCCTGTTTGGGCCTTTTTGATGTGATCCGTGAAGAGCATGACGGGAAGGTGATCATCAAAATCATCACAGCGGGCGGGGCAGAAAAGCCGTATTACCTGAAAAAATATGGAATGTCAGAAAAGGGCTGCTTTCTTCGTGTCGGCAGTGCCTCCGAGCCGATGCCGGTCAATATGATCGAACAGCTGTTTGCCCGCCGCACCCATAACTCGCTAAGCCTTATTCGTTCTCCGCGACAGGATCTCCGCTTCGAGCAGTTGCGAATTTTTTATGAAGAGTCCGGGTTCGAGCTGGGCGATAAGTTTTCCGCTAATCTGGAGCTGCTTACAGAGGATGGGGTCTTCAACTTAGCGGCCTACCTGCTCGCCGACGAAAACGGAAATTCTGTGCAGGTCGCCAAATATGCCGGAACGGATCGGGTCGACCTGCTGGAAAGCAAGGAATACGGCTATTGCTGCCTGGTTAAAACCTGCAAGCAGGTGCTCGATCGTCTGGAAGGAATCGAAAACCGGATCATCAACAAAATTACGCCAACCACGCGGATCAGCCGCCCGCTGTGGAATCCGGTTGCCCTGCGCGAGGCCGTCATTAACGCGATCATTCACAATGACTACGCCAGCGATTTGGTGCCCAAATTTGAGGTGTTTTCTGACCGAATCGAAATCACCTCCGCCGGGATCGTGCATGCAGGGCGGGAACAAGAAGATTTTTTTGCAGGCTACTCCATGCCGCGCAACAAAACCCTGATGCGTATATTTAAAGATCTGGAGCTGGTGGAATATCTCGGCTCCGGTATGCCCCGTATCCTGAAAGTTTATCCCCGCCAAGCCTATTGCTTTTCGTCCCGTTTTATCCGGACGGTCTTTCCGATGGATCCGGCTGCACTGGAACTCGAACTCTCCGGAGAAACGCCGGAGAAAGGTTCGGAGAAAAGTTCGGAGAAAAGTTCGGAGAAAAGTTCGGAGAAAAGTTCGGAGAAAAGTTCGGAGAAAATTTTGCGATTGTTGGAGGAGAGTAGTCAATTAACCATTGCAGAAATGGCGGCCGAATTGGGCATTACGCCCAGAGCCATAGAGAAAAACATCAAAAAACTACAGGATGCTGGACAACTCAAGCGGATTGGTCCGGACAAAGGCGGCCACTGGGAAGTGCAGTGA
- a CDS encoding Fic family protein — protein MHRILSVYSSDIFHISDNFFEICFEREDFSEETPQVTHAVKKLIAICSGEMDRAELQEKVGLSDRKSFTKNYLNPAIEQGLIEMTIPEKPKSRLQKYRLTGAGKYFLEAMQGQKN, from the coding sequence ATGCACCGTATCCTCAGCGTCTATTCCAGTGATATTTTCCATATCAGCGACAACTTTTTCGAAATCTGTTTTGAGCGCGAAGATTTTTCGGAGGAGACCCCCCAAGTCACCCATGCTGTAAAGAAATTGATTGCGATATGTTCCGGTGAGATGGATCGGGCAGAATTACAGGAGAAAGTCGGCCTGAGTGATCGAAAGAGTTTTACCAAAAACTATTTAAATCCGGCGATCGAACAAGGACTGATTGAAATGACCATCCCTGAAAAACCCAAAAGCCGTCTGCAGAAATACCGGCTGACCGGAGCAGGGAAGTACTTCCTGGAAGCCATGCAGGGTCAAAAGAACTGA
- a CDS encoding cadherin-like domain-containing protein: MKRASLDITRANCRRFSHQLKTGLISVLLLFRFGSAYAAEFTGTHKVLGVRVLFADASDAPSESSINSLLQGAKDKFARFSYDKLTLNPEVATVTLNNNRSTYDNDEMKNAAETKLTNAGYKLGDYEIIGFYPGGGSFGSHATVGGHQFVSSSNGGSTLHEMGHNFAFKHQSVWLQSSGDPGPLAHGSFTETDPFHFMCGSSSITPSGVDPEPYEKWQRDWITGRYKVDSNGSYTYRIYTFDQQYTDSANDKRAIEVGRGGGKDGSVWCGYRSTLLENNNHLNQGLVIYWQPGGASTSALIDAHPWSGYGPYGTSNHALQPGETWSDPPSEIHITNLGNGGTDPNKYMDVQVNRGAFSNNQAPAPTWDAPDTWTTGTPLTITVTGNDPDSDEVVCMWETSNRSRPHNTSATNLTVTFSNDGYYDVEVTVSDMKGMTATKKKTIVVRPAGSEERTWDRGAGDNFWSKKVNWTQNILPISTDTAIFDGRTDPNDSVYVDDDTTIFDIEFNQNDTDFRYYISSDNAGSTRNLTLKGNVVNDTTKNQIFRRNSVNGNRLNLVLSSGNHTFDAAAGDITVKVNIQGDGGLIKEGPNELSLESWTGASPASCANSYVGTTTVKAGTLGLGKNDGTDAIVGDMTIGDGTGTDIVVLRSNNQIKNTSEISFDGTDAILRINGKTETVGGIQSLDPAKPGVIENNSTASAVLTVQNNEDNDFHGRIRNGASGGLALVKTGTGTLTLYGTNNTYSAGTTVSAGRLVVANESGSATGSGSVDVNGSSAALSGNGTINGSLTLDNAEIEPGSGGAGTLTVNDDTSMTTDTVMVSTLQGTNSTQLAVNGDLVLDGTLNVVDVESSYYPEGSYTIATYTGTLTDNGLVVGTVADETMTYQVSTATSGSVILTLTDFNVAPTAIEETENINEDSAIEIDVLNNDYDPDPFDTLVIDSVTQPANGAVVVTTNETVIYTPPANYYGTNSFDYVISDGNGGMATGTVSLTVVSVNDAPVFTASPIITASAQEGATYNASIAGSAVDVEDDSLSYQKLTGPIWLSIAANGALSGSPQVSDIGTNSWTVEVSDGFATDTATLEITVTVDPSPRIAVTEYYLTTNDFSGTSATLTLDHDLADDYYILIRGSRVGNALSNPDNDYARVTAVPGGKGDLSNSGATDQITIGRWTADFDWEGVVTVVECDNSADAAGFKLVDVVATPLTAVSGTDTSASWTDLSRVVLFGGYRGGGAAFTEDGGRNKGVSVYTRLYPSSTGTINWSRDAGGETIKNAIMTTFVVEWGSEWTVQHVNVSGANGGDGADATGEYTTGAITSVARDNTWVWGTGTRADAGIGDCAEACLVTLGDGVSQNASETTVAVGSEYTDAYNFDVYTMTHESLLVDHVFKVDGDYAASDLPIVVDTTTSGARFGWIYNGCNATGDWHPRSRFWARYTADSTITVGRGLSGQDFPAWVQGIDLSGLNE, encoded by the coding sequence ATGAAGAGGGCATCACTGGATATAACGCGGGCAAATTGTCGACGGTTCAGCCACCAACTGAAAACAGGCTTAATATCGGTCTTGCTGCTCTTTCGGTTCGGCTCGGCTTATGCCGCCGAATTCACGGGCACCCACAAGGTGCTTGGCGTACGCGTATTGTTTGCGGACGCCTCGGATGCACCCAGCGAATCAAGCATCAACAGCCTGCTCCAAGGCGCCAAGGACAAATTCGCGCGGTTCTCTTATGACAAGCTGACCCTCAACCCCGAAGTTGCGACGGTTACGCTGAACAACAACCGGTCAACCTACGACAACGATGAAATGAAGAACGCGGCGGAAACGAAGCTGACGAACGCCGGCTACAAGCTCGGCGACTATGAAATCATCGGCTTCTACCCGGGAGGGGGATCGTTTGGGTCTCACGCCACGGTGGGCGGCCATCAGTTCGTTTCCAGTAGCAACGGCGGTTCGACCCTGCACGAGATGGGGCATAACTTTGCCTTCAAACACCAGTCCGTCTGGCTTCAGTCCAGTGGTGACCCGGGCCCGCTCGCACATGGGAGTTTCACAGAGACGGATCCCTTTCACTTTATGTGCGGAAGCAGCTCGATTACCCCGAGCGGCGTCGATCCGGAACCGTACGAGAAGTGGCAGAGGGATTGGATTACCGGACGCTACAAGGTTGATAGCAACGGGAGCTACACCTATCGCATTTACACTTTCGACCAGCAGTATACCGACTCCGCCAACGATAAGCGGGCCATTGAAGTAGGACGCGGCGGCGGCAAGGATGGTTCGGTATGGTGTGGTTATCGTTCCACGTTGCTCGAAAACAACAACCACCTGAACCAGGGCCTGGTGATTTACTGGCAGCCCGGCGGAGCCAGCACTTCCGCTCTGATCGATGCGCACCCCTGGTCGGGATATGGGCCGTACGGCACAAGCAACCACGCGCTCCAGCCGGGGGAAACGTGGTCGGATCCACCGAGCGAAATCCACATCACCAACTTAGGCAATGGCGGAACCGATCCGAATAAATACATGGATGTTCAGGTCAACCGCGGTGCCTTCAGCAACAACCAGGCGCCCGCCCCCACGTGGGACGCACCGGACACATGGACCACCGGCACTCCGCTGACCATCACCGTCACCGGCAATGACCCGGACAGTGACGAAGTGGTATGCATGTGGGAAACCAGCAACAGAAGCAGGCCCCACAACACCTCCGCCACCAACCTCACCGTCACCTTTAGCAACGACGGCTACTACGATGTCGAGGTAACAGTGAGCGATATGAAAGGGATGACCGCCACCAAGAAAAAGACCATCGTGGTGCGCCCGGCCGGTTCCGAAGAGCGCACGTGGGATAGAGGCGCAGGTGACAACTTCTGGAGTAAAAAGGTCAATTGGACCCAAAACATCCTGCCTATCAGCACCGACACGGCGATCTTTGACGGGAGAACCGACCCGAATGATTCCGTCTATGTCGACGACGACACAACGATCTTCGACATAGAATTTAACCAAAATGACACAGACTTTAGATACTATATCTCAAGCGACAATGCCGGATCCACGCGGAATCTCACCCTAAAAGGAAACGTCGTGAACGATACGACCAAGAATCAAATTTTCCGGCGAAATTCCGTTAACGGGAATCGGCTAAACCTCGTGCTAAGCAGCGGCAACCATACCTTTGACGCCGCCGCCGGCGACATCACTGTCAAAGTCAACATCCAAGGCGATGGCGGACTGATCAAGGAAGGCCCCAACGAACTGTCACTCGAAAGCTGGACGGGGGCGAGTCCCGCAAGCTGCGCTAACAGCTACGTCGGCACCACCACGGTCAAGGCGGGGACCCTGGGGCTCGGCAAAAACGATGGCACTGATGCCATTGTCGGCGACATGACCATTGGCGACGGTACCGGCACGGACATCGTGGTACTTAGATCAAATAATCAGATTAAGAATACTTCGGAGATCTCGTTCGACGGTACAGACGCCATCTTGCGCATCAACGGCAAAACCGAAACAGTGGGCGGCATCCAAAGTCTTGACCCCGCAAAACCGGGCGTGATCGAAAACAACAGCACTGCAAGTGCTGTTCTGACCGTGCAAAACAACGAAGATAACGATTTTCACGGCAGAATCCGGAATGGAGCCAGCGGTGGGCTGGCCCTGGTTAAGACGGGCACGGGCACGCTTACGCTTTACGGAACGAACAACACTTACAGCGCCGGCACAACGGTATCGGCAGGAAGGCTCGTCGTTGCCAACGAATCCGGGTCCGCGACCGGTAGCGGAAGCGTCGATGTCAATGGATCATCGGCAGCCCTGTCGGGCAACGGCACGATTAACGGTAGTCTGACGCTGGACAACGCTGAGATCGAGCCCGGAAGTGGTGGAGCGGGAACATTGACGGTTAACGACGACACGAGCATGACGACCGACACCGTCATGGTTTCTACCCTCCAGGGCACGAACAGCACGCAACTGGCAGTAAATGGTGACCTAGTGCTGGACGGTACTTTGAATGTGGTCGACGTCGAAAGTTCTTATTATCCTGAAGGTAGCTATACCATAGCGACCTACACCGGCACACTGACCGACAATGGTCTTGTGGTCGGCACGGTTGCCGATGAAACGATGACCTATCAGGTGAGTACCGCCACATCGGGCAGTGTGATCCTGACGCTCACCGACTTCAATGTTGCACCAACGGCGATCGAAGAGACTGAAAACATCAACGAAGATTCTGCCATTGAAATAGATGTGCTGAACAACGATTACGATCCCGACCCGTTTGATACGCTGGTGATTGACTCGGTCACCCAGCCGGCGAATGGCGCAGTCGTTGTCACCACGAATGAAACAGTCATCTACACGCCGCCTGCCAACTATTACGGAACAAACAGTTTCGACTATGTGATCAGCGACGGCAATGGTGGAATGGCAACCGGAACGGTGAGTCTGACCGTAGTGTCGGTGAACGACGCGCCAGTCTTTACAGCGAGCCCAATCATAACTGCATCAGCACAGGAGGGGGCAACGTATAATGCATCTATTGCCGGTTCAGCGGTTGATGTGGAAGATGATAGTCTCAGCTATCAAAAGTTAACGGGTCCTATCTGGCTGAGTATTGCTGCGAATGGTGCGTTGTCTGGTTCTCCGCAAGTGAGCGATATCGGAACCAACAGCTGGACGGTAGAGGTGTCCGATGGCTTCGCAACGGATACAGCAACACTGGAAATTACGGTAACGGTAGACCCTTCTCCTCGCATTGCTGTAACGGAATACTATCTGACAACCAACGACTTCAGCGGAACGAGTGCAACGCTGACGCTCGACCATGATCTGGCGGATGACTACTACATTCTGATCCGTGGATCGAGAGTCGGGAATGCCCTCAGCAATCCGGACAACGACTATGCACGTGTGACGGCGGTTCCGGGCGGTAAGGGCGATCTGTCTAACTCCGGTGCAACCGATCAGATCACGATTGGCCGCTGGACGGCGGACTTCGACTGGGAAGGGGTTGTGACGGTGGTTGAGTGCGATAACTCCGCCGATGCCGCCGGCTTCAAACTGGTCGACGTTGTTGCAACACCGCTGACCGCGGTTTCGGGCACCGACACATCAGCTTCCTGGACCGACCTGAGCCGCGTGGTGCTCTTTGGCGGCTATCGTGGCGGCGGCGCGGCATTCACGGAGGATGGTGGTCGCAACAAGGGAGTAAGCGTCTATACACGTCTCTATCCGAGTAGTACGGGCACGATCAACTGGTCGCGCGACGCAGGCGGGGAGACGATCAAGAACGCGATCATGACGACCTTCGTGGTGGAATGGGGTAGCGAGTGGACTGTGCAGCACGTGAACGTCTCCGGCGCCAATGGCGGCGACGGAGCCGATGCGACGGGCGAGTATACGACCGGAGCGATTACAAGCGTAGCACGCGACAACACGTGGGTATGGGGTACGGGTACGCGGGCTGATGCCGGTATTGGTGACTGTGCCGAGGCCTGTTTGGTGACGCTGGGTGACGGTGTCAGTCAGAATGCATCGGAGACCACCGTTGCCGTAGGCTCGGAATATACCGATGCGTATAATTTCGATGTGTACACTATGACGCACGAAAGCTTGTTGGTGGATCATGTGTTTAAAGTTGATGGTGACTACGCCGCCAGCGATCTTCCGATTGTTGTTGATACAACCACTTCCGGAGCTCGCTTTGGCTGGATCTATAATGGATGTAACGCAACAGGCGACTGGCATCCGCGCTCGCGCTTCTGGGCGCGCTACACCGCCGACTCCACCATCACCGTAGGGCGCGGACTTTCCGGTCAGGACTTCCCCGCCTGGGTCCAGGGTATCGACCTTTCGGGTCTCAATGAATAA
- a CDS encoding LacI family DNA-binding transcriptional regulator yields the protein MPTKTQKKIRIIDVAEAAGVSKATAVFSLNDRYDISISEPTRQKVKDTAKQMGYKTNRIAQALSTGKTGMVNIVVPYTNDPFFARYIDNLQQLVSQARLTPIVSANYNEDENAEEFMDRLISWPCDAYILCYSKNLAAFLKSKLPGNDHPIVYIGEKMDDIDSVYSDNKPAISAALQHLLESKRQDITYVSDRKSLYYINDRYALYKSHMKKNGREPVELVTPKRTRNSAYETTLNHLANNKPPQAFSCYDDELAIGVQRAVQDAGYKVPQDVAVTGFDGMSECDFVTPRLTTALYPYQEMCQAAWDFLQARMNDPAREIQTAEFKSHLIIGGSTQMPDRKPCIN from the coding sequence ATGCCCACAAAAACACAGAAAAAAATCCGAATCATCGATGTGGCGGAAGCCGCAGGGGTATCAAAGGCAACCGCGGTTTTTTCACTAAACGACCGGTATGACATTTCCATTTCAGAACCAACACGGCAAAAAGTAAAAGATACCGCCAAGCAGATGGGCTACAAGACCAACCGCATCGCTCAGGCGCTTTCCACCGGAAAGACCGGCATGGTCAACATCGTTGTGCCCTACACAAACGATCCCTTCTTCGCACGCTATATCGACAACCTACAGCAGCTGGTATCCCAAGCCCGCCTGACACCGATCGTTTCCGCGAACTACAACGAAGATGAAAACGCGGAAGAATTCATGGACCGGCTGATTTCCTGGCCCTGCGATGCCTACATCCTCTGCTACAGCAAAAACCTGGCCGCGTTCCTGAAAAGCAAACTGCCCGGCAACGATCACCCCATCGTCTATATCGGGGAAAAAATGGACGATATCGACTCGGTCTACTCGGACAACAAGCCAGCCATTAGCGCAGCGCTTCAACACCTGCTCGAAAGCAAGCGACAGGATATCACCTATGTCTCGGACCGGAAATCGCTCTACTATATCAACGACCGCTACGCGCTGTACAAAAGCCACATGAAGAAAAACGGCCGGGAACCGGTCGAACTGGTTACCCCGAAACGAACGCGCAACTCGGCCTACGAAACCACCCTCAACCACCTGGCCAACAATAAGCCGCCCCAAGCCTTTTCCTGCTACGATGACGAACTGGCGATCGGCGTACAGCGCGCGGTTCAGGACGCCGGCTACAAGGTTCCGCAGGATGTCGCCGTAACCGGATTTGATGGCATGTCGGAATGCGACTTTGTCACCCCGCGACTGACCACCGCCCTTTATCCCTACCAAGAGATGTGTCAGGCGGCCTGGGATTTCCTGCAGGCCAGAATGAATGATCCGGCGCGCGAGATCCAAACCGCTGAATTCAAGTCGCACCTGATCATCGGCGGATCGACGCAGATGCCGGACAGGAAGCCCTGCATCAACTGA
- a CDS encoding alpha-L-fucosidase, which produces MMNPPLKHICITTLMTLSLMASAATSQEITLKPYHPQHPDMQWWRDSMETRDERLQWWREARFGCFIHWGVYSRLAGAWKGERAPGYSEHIMKKFEIPMAVYRKEAVEPFNPVDFDADEWVRTIHNAGMRYLVITAKHHDGFAMYDSDCSDYDIVDATPFKRDPMKELKAACDKYGVRLGFYYSHSQDWSHPKSTHNYWEFGHPRDRWWHGKEKYKAHIANVREYMDEKAIPQVLELSRKYDPDLFWFDTAFWAPASENVRVLKALREENQTAIVNSRVINSIPGFDEDRRLGDYATTQDKPAEFRPQGEGDWEAIPTTNESYGYHRMDNTHKPASYFIGVLIKCVGRGGNLLMNVGPRGDGKIDDKDVAILNGIGEWMSINAESIHGAGRSPLPLQAWGESTRKGQVLYLHVFDWPSDGRLTVGGLTEQIDKAYLLADKTRSPLKVERLNELDAVIHVPTEAPDSSVSTIAVEVAGEMSVDTDRLLSNQTSNKFHVFDARLDGNLRCGPGHIHEDFVTDWSKSSDRVIWPVRLNEDASFEVLLTYSASRKKTTEGGTFVSTIGDQTLSGPAVDGVREQTSSLGKIDLKQGTFEISIKPDQIEGSEFMNLHSITLRPLPSESPKTMDL; this is translated from the coding sequence ATGATGAATCCCCCCTTAAAACACATATGCATTACGACCCTTATGACGTTGTCGCTGATGGCATCAGCGGCGACATCTCAAGAGATCACGCTGAAACCGTATCATCCGCAACATCCCGACATGCAATGGTGGCGCGACTCGATGGAAACACGCGACGAACGCCTGCAGTGGTGGCGCGAGGCCCGCTTCGGCTGTTTTATTCACTGGGGTGTCTATTCCCGGCTGGCCGGAGCCTGGAAAGGTGAACGGGCACCGGGCTACTCCGAACACATCATGAAAAAATTCGAGATTCCAATGGCGGTCTATCGCAAAGAAGCCGTCGAACCGTTCAATCCGGTCGATTTCGACGCCGACGAATGGGTTCGAACCATCCATAACGCCGGAATGCGCTATCTGGTGATTACCGCCAAACATCACGATGGATTCGCGATGTACGATTCGGATTGCTCCGACTACGACATCGTCGATGCAACTCCGTTTAAACGCGATCCCATGAAGGAATTAAAGGCGGCCTGCGACAAGTACGGTGTTCGGCTCGGTTTCTATTATTCGCACTCTCAGGATTGGAGCCATCCCAAAAGCACGCACAACTACTGGGAATTCGGTCATCCGAGGGACCGATGGTGGCACGGCAAGGAAAAGTACAAAGCGCATATCGCCAATGTGCGGGAATATATGGACGAAAAGGCGATCCCCCAGGTGCTTGAGCTCAGTCGGAAATATGATCCGGATCTGTTCTGGTTTGATACGGCATTCTGGGCGCCCGCGTCCGAAAACGTGCGTGTTCTTAAGGCCCTGCGAGAAGAAAACCAGACGGCGATCGTAAACAGCCGAGTCATCAATTCAATCCCCGGTTTCGATGAGGATAGAAGACTGGGCGATTATGCGACAACACAAGACAAGCCGGCGGAATTTCGTCCTCAGGGAGAAGGTGATTGGGAGGCCATTCCGACAACAAACGAATCCTACGGCTATCATCGCATGGACAACACGCATAAACCTGCATCGTACTTTATCGGCGTGCTCATTAAATGCGTGGGACGCGGCGGCAATCTCTTGATGAATGTCGGCCCCCGAGGCGACGGAAAGATCGACGACAAGGATGTTGCCATCCTCAACGGCATTGGGGAATGGATGAGCATCAACGCGGAGTCGATTCATGGAGCGGGGCGCTCTCCGTTACCGCTTCAGGCATGGGGAGAATCCACACGCAAGGGCCAGGTTCTGTATTTGCACGTGTTCGACTGGCCCAGTGACGGCCGATTGACCGTTGGGGGCTTAACGGAGCAGATCGACAAGGCATATCTGCTGGCCGACAAAACACGGTCGCCCCTGAAAGTCGAACGATTGAACGAACTGGATGCCGTCATTCATGTGCCGACCGAAGCCCCCGACAGCAGCGTATCAACCATCGCCGTCGAGGTCGCTGGAGAAATGTCGGTCGACACAGATCGCCTTCTATCCAATCAAACATCCAATAAATTTCACGTGTTTGACGCTCGATTGGACGGCAACCTACGGTGTGGCCCCGGGCACATTCATGAAGATTTTGTAACCGACTGGTCAAAGAGTTCCGATCGGGTCATCTGGCCGGTCCGATTGAATGAAGACGCTTCGTTTGAAGTATTGCTAACCTATTCCGCCAGCAGGAAGAAGACGACGGAAGGAGGCACTTTTGTTTCGACCATCGGCGATCAAACGCTGTCCGGACCGGCGGTCGACGGTGTCAGGGAGCAAACGTCTTCCCTTGGCAAGATCGATTTAAAACAGGGCACGTTCGAAATCTCCATAAAACCAGACCAGATCGAAGGCTCCGAATTCATGAACCTTCACTCGATTACATTACGTCCCTTACCCAGCGAATCGCCAAAAACAATGGACCTATAA